The Silvibacterium dinghuense DNA window TCTTCCCCTACAAGGGCAAGTGGTATCTCACCTTCTCCTGCCCCTTCGGCGAAACACCCGACAGCCCCGAGAGCATCGCGCTCGCTGTCGCCGACACCATCACCGGCCCGTATAAAGTCCTCACCGAAGACAAGCCGCTCACCGAGGGCAACGGCGCCACGCTCTTCCAGGATGACGACGGCAAAGTCTACCTCTTCCGCGACGGCGTCACCGCGACGCTGGTCGATCTGCCCAACGCCGTCCCCATCGGCCAGCCGTTCCCGGTGATCCAGCCCGGCGCCGACGGCGCATGGGACGGCCCGGCGAAGGGCGGCCCATCCGTCGGTCTCGAAGGCCCGACGGTGATGAAGCACGGCCGCTCCTACATCCTGCTCTATTCGTCCTGGGGACGCGGCTACGAGGTCGGCGAGGCAACAGCCGACACCATCACCGGACCATGGCGCAAGTCACGCAGCAATCCCATCTACGGCGCGCAGGACGAGGAGTGGGCGAAGATCTACAAGCACGCCTACACGCAGAAGTCCGATGTCCCCTACGGCCAGCTCGGCCACGGCTCACCCTTCATCGGGCCGGACGGCGATCTCTGGTTCGGCTGCCACGGCTACCTGAAGGGCAAGGGCCAGCTCCCGCACCTGGTCATCACACCTATGCGCATCGATCATGACCAGGTGAAGATGGTCGTCACCTGGACGCCGCAGGTGCTCTTCTACCCCAAGAAATTCCACGTCCGCCCCACCGACACCCGCCTCGCCTCACCGGATTTAGCAACGCTAGCCGACCAGTAGTGGGAATGCAGGGATAGGGGATAGAAAAGACCCGGTGCCCCACGTTTCAACCCTGAGACGCGGGAAGGCACGAACCCTGGATTCCCCAGTCTTCCGAGAGGGAAACGAAAACGGGTGCCCCACCCAAGCTCCGCTTGGGTGGGAAGGCACGAACTCCGCACACGAAAGAATAGAACCCCCGACACGCGACCAACGGGAGCGGGGCCGAAGGCGATTCGCCCTGCGCGCAGCAGCTATTTGAGCGTGAGCACGATCTTTCGCGTGTCGCCGCCGGCCGAGGTCATCACGATCTCGCCATCGCTGCGCCGCTTCACGCTCGGAAACTTCTCACCCCACTCCACCAGCACAATGCTGTCCGGTGCAGCCAGGTCATCGAGCCCCAGCGTATCGAGCTGCCGCTCGCCTTCAATGCGGTAGAGGTCCAGATGATAGAGGTTCACCGGCGTCTTCGCCGCGCCCTGCGTGCCCTCATATTCATGCACCAGCGTAAAGGTTGGACTGGTGACCTCGTCCGGCTCTGCCGCATCCAGCGCCTCGGCAATGCCCTTCACCAGCGTCGTCTTGCCCGCGCCCAGATCGCCGCGCAGGATAAGAAACTTCGGCGGAGCGAGCAGTTCGGCAATCTTGTGGCCGGTCGCGATGGTCTCGGCGGCAGAGGTCGTCGTGAACTCGTAGGTCTTCCCAGCTTCAGCCTTCCCGACAGCTTCTGCCTTTGCCTTTTCGGTCGTCGTCATCGTGCCTCCAACGCTTCCAAGATATCCTGCGGCAGACCTGCCAGCCATGTAAAACCGGCCGCATCCTGCGGTGAAAAACGATACGCGCGCCACAGGTGCGCGACCGTATCCGTGGCCAGCAGCGTGCGCTCGTCCTGCTCACGAACAGCAAAGTCCGCGGCAAGCCCGTGCAGGTAGACTGCTGCGCTCACCGCCTCAGCCGCCTGCTTCGGATGCTGCGCCAGCAGGGCTGCGACCATGCCGGTAAGAATATCGCCGCTGCCGCCCTTGGCCATGCCCGGGTTGCCGCTCGTGTTGATGGCAAGCTGCCCATCGGGCTGCGCCACGAGTGTACGCCATCCTTTTAAAACCAATGTGACATGGTGCTTCGCAGCAAACTCCCGCGCCAGCGGCTCGCGCCGCGCCTGCACCTCCTGCGTGGGGATGCCGGCCAGGCGCCCCATCTCGCCCGGATGCGGCGTCAGCACCATCGTCCGCCCGCGCCCATCGAGCTTATCGATATGCTTCGCCATAATATTCAGCGCATCGGCATCGAGCACAACCGGGATTGTCGTGCGCTCCAGCAGTTCCAGCACCAGCTTTTCCGCCGATGGCGATTGCCCAAGTCCAGGCCCGATGGCCAGCACCGTGATCCTGTCCAGCAGCGCGTCGAAATCGATACGCTCGAGATCGAAACCACCGTCGGCAGCCTCCGGCAGCGCCTCGGTCATCAGCTCAGGAGTAATCGCCGCGACCAGTGGCAGGATCGACTCGGCCACCGCCGTCGTCACCAATCCCGCGCCCGCGCGCAGCGCGGCCAGCGACGCCATGGCCGGAGCGCCCGATTTCCCGCGCGCACCGCCCACCAGCAGCACATGACCGAAATTGCCCTTGTTGCTCTCCGCCCTGCGAGGCCCGTCGAGCGCCGCCTTTGCAGCGCCGCTCCAGCTCAGGTTCAAAGTAGAACGAATCGCCGCGTCAGGAGACCCGATCGGCGCAACCACAATCGGCGCATACACCGATCCACAGAGATTCCCACAGACATGCGCCAGCTTGGGCGCGGTAAACGTAACAACGGCATCCGCGCGGAATGCGCCTTCGACCGCGAACTCGCGCGAATCGGCACCCCAGCCCGAGGGCAGATCGACCGCGATCACCGGCATCTCGAGCGCGTTCACCCGGTCCCGCAGCGCCGCAGCCGTACCCCGCAGCGGAGGCTGGAATCCTGTTCCGACCACCGCATCGAGCAGCAGATCGGCATTTTCGAAAAGCTCGCGTACATCGGGACGGCCGAGATCCGCCTCTTCGCGGACCAGCACCGGCTCCATCGCCATCTCTTCGAAGGCGATCTTCGCATCGCCCTTCAGCGCCGCCGGATCGCCCAGCAGCAGCACATGCACCCGTCGCCCTGCAGCGATCAGCTCACGCGCAGCGACAAAGCCATCACCTCCGTTGTTGCCCCGCCCGCAAAATACCAGTATCGAGCGTGCGGAAGAAAACTCGCGCACCACAAAGCGCGCCACCGCCGCTCCGGCATGGCGCATCAGGTCGATCGACGACACGCCGTATGTCTCGGCCGTCACCCGATCGGTGGTCCTCATCTCGTCGGCAGAAAGTATCCGCATCCCGTCTCGCATCCTAACCGATTCCAGATGCGCAAAGGAGCGCTGTGGAGTGCACACATCGCGAGAAAT harbors:
- a CDS encoding glycoside hydrolase family 43 protein, with translation MRYWKALTFLRLLLPLLLLVSQASTPLMASSKDPHFDYENPIQTDPIRDPQITKVGSTWYMTGTAFPFFDGTAAGPIPGVKLWSSTDLTHWKDLGVLVAPSKDRWYRRRFWAPELFPYKGKWYLTFSCPFGETPDSPESIALAVADTITGPYKVLTEDKPLTEGNGATLFQDDDGKVYLFRDGVTATLVDLPNAVPIGQPFPVIQPGADGAWDGPAKGGPSVGLEGPTVMKHGRSYILLYSSWGRGYEVGEATADTITGPWRKSRSNPIYGAQDEEWAKIYKHAYTQKSDVPYGQLGHGSPFIGPDGDLWFGCHGYLKGKGQLPHLVITPMRIDHDQVKMVVTWTPQVLFYPKKFHVRPTDTRLASPDLATLADQ
- the tsaE gene encoding tRNA (adenosine(37)-N6)-threonylcarbamoyltransferase complex ATPase subunit type 1 TsaE — its product is MTTTEKAKAEAVGKAEAGKTYEFTTTSAAETIATGHKIAELLAPPKFLILRGDLGAGKTTLVKGIAEALDAAEPDEVTSPTFTLVHEYEGTQGAAKTPVNLYHLDLYRIEGERQLDTLGLDDLAAPDSIVLVEWGEKFPSVKRRSDGEIVMTSAGGDTRKIVLTLK
- a CDS encoding NAD(P)H-hydrate dehydratase; its protein translation is MRILSADEMRTTDRVTAETYGVSSIDLMRHAGAAVARFVVREFSSARSILVFCGRGNNGGDGFVAARELIAAGRRVHVLLLGDPAALKGDAKIAFEEMAMEPVLVREEADLGRPDVRELFENADLLLDAVVGTGFQPPLRGTAAALRDRVNALEMPVIAVDLPSGWGADSREFAVEGAFRADAVVTFTAPKLAHVCGNLCGSVYAPIVVAPIGSPDAAIRSTLNLSWSGAAKAALDGPRRAESNKGNFGHVLLVGGARGKSGAPAMASLAALRAGAGLVTTAVAESILPLVAAITPELMTEALPEAADGGFDLERIDFDALLDRITVLAIGPGLGQSPSAEKLVLELLERTTIPVVLDADALNIMAKHIDKLDGRGRTMVLTPHPGEMGRLAGIPTQEVQARREPLAREFAAKHHVTLVLKGWRTLVAQPDGQLAINTSGNPGMAKGGSGDILTGMVAALLAQHPKQAAEAVSAAVYLHGLAADFAVREQDERTLLATDTVAHLWRAYRFSPQDAAGFTWLAGLPQDILEALEAR